Proteins from one Cicer arietinum cultivar CDC Frontier isolate Library 1 chromosome 3, Cicar.CDCFrontier_v2.0, whole genome shotgun sequence genomic window:
- the LOC101514271 gene encoding uncharacterized protein produces MRTRGGKSDGGDYSRVRPPTQSNRRAAVEKRRKRNEERQAPQDEQPQDEQAQQNLMFDAEQDEQPHDEQPQHDHEFYDEYDQQQQHFDDEHGQQHQPDEPMFPGGPYDLSVLTDYEHHIAINVWNGQERRALKVVSNGKKQDKFIDIRYHLPAQIDHWINISGLRPLRRCSLHMIDGNMISAFAERWHAETSSFHLPFGEMTITLDDVRGLLSIPCTGEFFTPPANVNEDLAIAAAVELLGVTYDEAVFYKKLYEGRYDCAAKAYLLHLVGCTILADKSFTLVSAKYLFLFQDLDSCGKWAWGPAALVVLYDYLRDSTFLQPNRLEDICLYFRAKLDALRDTDIILAPDYDQNALPERCIRQFGYTQHIPPTPPMLVARDVDVEWSMYRNSVRSLRARLHPAAYPHECVEGYIQWYYRISHPRMIPYVAAYAGPSYDADAGPSHDADQSLDLHMGGPEDEMRVLLERALYISRGGDYQ; encoded by the exons a tgaggACTAGAGGAGGAAAATCTGACGGTGGTGATTATTCGCGAGTTCGGCctcctacacaatcaaataggagagctgctgttgaaaaaaggagaaagagaaaTGAGGAAAGGCAGGCGCCTCAGGACGAGCAGCCCCAGGATGAGCAGGCACAGCAAAATCTTATGTTTGATGCAGAACAGGATGAGCAGCCCCATGATGAGCAGCCTCAGCACGATCATGagttttatgatgaatatgaccagcagcagcaacattttgatgatgaacatggtcAGCAGCACCAGCCTGATGAACCCATGTTTCCTGGAGGTCCTTATGATCTTTCTGTCCTTACAGATTATGAGCATCATATTGCAATTAATGTGTGGAATGGAcag gaaagacgtgccttgaaagttgtttccaatggcaaaaagcaagacaaatttattgatattagatatcatttacctgctcaaatagatcattggattaatatatctGGATTACGTCCTCTGAGAAGATGTAGTTTGCATATGATTGATGGTAACATGATATCTGCTTTTGCTGAGAGATGGCACGCAGAGACTAGTTCATTTCACCTGCCATTcggtgaaatgactattactcttgacgaCGTCAGGGGTCTTTTGAGCATCCCGTGTACTGGAGAGTTTTTCACACCTCCCGCAAATGTCAATGAAGATTTGGCAATTGCTGCTGCTGTTGAGTTGTTGGGGGTTACATATGATGAAGCTGTATTTTATAAGAAACTTTATGAAGGAAGATATGACTGTGCAGCTAAGGCATATCTACTTCATTTGGTAGGATGTACCATTCTTGCggataaaagttttacacttgTATCTGCAAAATATCTCTTTCTGTTTCAAGATCTGGATAGTTGTGGTAAATGGGCATGGGGACCGGCTGCACTCGTTGTGCTATATGACTATCTTAGAGACAGTACATTCCTGCAACCAAACAGATTGGAggatatttgtctttatttcag ggcaaagttggatgctttgagGGATACGGATATTATCTTGGCACCAGATTACGATCAGAACGCT TTACCTGAGAGGTGCATACGGCAGTTTGGGTATACTCAACACATTCCTCCTACACCACCGATGCTTGTTGCACGTGATGTCGACGTTGAATGGAGTATGTACCGGAATTCTGTACGATCACTTCGAGCTAGATTGCATCCAGCTGCATATCCACATGAGTGTGTTGAGGGATACATCCAGTGGTATTATAGGATATCTCATCCTCGGATGATCCCTTATGTTGCTGCATATGCTGGTCCTAGTTATGATGCTGATgctggtcctagtcatgatgctgat CAGAGTTTAGATTTGCATATGGGTGGTCCTGAAGATGAGATGCGTGTCTTATTGGAGAGAGCTTTATATATTTCTAGAGGAGGAGATTATCAGTAG